One window from the genome of Cottoperca gobio chromosome 15, fCotGob3.1, whole genome shotgun sequence encodes:
- the chrm3a gene encoding muscarinic acetylcholine receptor M3 has protein sequence MSSNSTDPGLFLTANTSLPAPGAYPQSNALHQGGSGVAPWPVFHMNNLDDNSSSTSKFLNLTSESQNGNITAALDPLGGLHLWQVVIIVLLTGMLSLVTVIGNILVVVSFKVNRQLKTVNNYFLLSLAVADLIIGVISMNLYTAYLVMGYWAMGKWACDMWLAIDYVASNASVMNLLVISFDRYFSITRPLTYRAKRTTKRAGIMIGLAWFVSLVLWAPAIILWQFFEGKRTVPSEECYIQFLTEPTITFCTAIAAFYLPVTIMSVLYWRIYQETQNRSKELAGLQGSGSRGGIGGRGGNGGGEKARFVHQTGSSRSCSSYEMTRLSRRKSTCRELVGRFHCWPGVRSWRPGSTRQGEGDPDQSSSDSWNNNDAAVSLDHSGSSEDEDCGGKEMISQSHAIFSIVLSLPVIKTAVNSQLTSCEDLDAASEEDPLRGSEYNRDSLSTDTNTTVATTPDGANSSENSYHQRFCSRKIQSMPVIQSYSNQGLDGPPTTTNTATNNTTTSTTTKSPSVPISFKEAAMAKRFATRARTQITKRKRMSLVKEKKAAQTLSAILFAFIITWTPYNIMVLINAFCKVCIPETLWAVGYWLCYVNSTVNPMCYALCNKTFRTTFKMILLCRWDQKKRRKQQFQQRQSVVFHRRIPREST, from the coding sequence ATGAGCTCCAACAGCACAGACCCTGGTCTCTTCCTGACTGCAAACACCTCACTACCAGCACCCGGAGCCTATCCACAATCCAATGCTCTCCACCAAGGAGGAAGTGGAGTAGCCCCCTGGCCAGTTTTTCATATGAATAACCTGGATGATAATTCCTCTTCCACCAGCAAATTCTTGAACCTCACCTCAGAATCCCAAAATGGGAACATAACAGCAGCCCTTGATCCCTTGGGCGGCCTCCATTTGTGGCAGGTTGTCATCATTGTCTTGCTCACAGGCATGTTGTCACTGGTCACCGTCATCGGCAACATCCTGGTGGTGGTATCCTTCAAAGTTAATCGCCAGCTAAAGACAGTCAATAACTACTTCCTGCTAAGCTTGGCTGTGGCTGACCTCATCATAGGGGTCATCTCCATGAACCTCTACACAGCTTATCTTGTGATGGGCTACTGGGCCATGGGCAAGTGGGCATGCGACATGTGGCTGGCTATAGACTATGTGGCCAGCAACGCATCTGTTATGAACCTACTGGTCATCAGCTTTGACCGCTACTTTTCAATCACCAGGCCTTTGACCTACCGCGCCAAACGGACCACAAAGCGAGCTGGGATCATGATCGGCCTAGCCTGGTTTGTTTCTCTTGTTCTGTGGGCCCCAGCCATCATACTATGGCAGTTTTTTGAGGGCAAAAGGACAGTACCCTCAGAAGAGTGCTACATTCAGTTCCTCACAGAGCCCACTATTACCTTCTGCACAGCCATAGCGGCTTTCTACCTGCCTGTGACGATAATGAGTGTTCTTTACTGGCGCATTTACCAGGAGACCCAGAACCGTTCGAAGGAGTTAGCTGGGTTGCAGGGTTCAGGGAGTCGTGGTGGGATAGGAGGAAGAGGTGGTAATGGTGGGGGCGAGAAAGCCCGTTTTGTCCATCAGACAGGAAGTTCTAGAAGTTGCAGCAGCTATGAGATGACCAGGTTATCCCGGAGAAAGAGCACATGTCGGGAGCTGGTTGGCCGCTTCCACTGCTGGCCTGGGGTTCGTTCCTGGAGACCCGGTAGTACCCGGCAGGGTGAGGGGGATCCAGACCAGAGCAGCAGCGACAGCTGGAACAATAATGATGCTGCAGTCTCGTTGGACCATTCTGGGTCTTCAGAGGATGAGGACTGTGGGGGAAAAGAGATGATTTCCCAGAGTCATGCTATTTTCTCCATTGTTCTAAGCCTACCTGTTATAAAGACTGCTGTCAACTCCCAACTCACCTCATGTGAGGATCTGGATGCAGCCTCAGAGGAGGATCCCCTCAGGGGGTCGGAGTATAACCGAGACAGCCTCTCAACAGATACTAACACCACTGTCGCCACTACACCCGATGGAGCAAACAGTTCAGAAAATAGCTACCACCAACGCTTCTGCTCACGCAAAATTCAATCAATGCCTGTCATCCAGTCGTACTCTAATCAAGGCTTGGATGGTCCCCCAACAACTACTAACACTGCCACCAACAataccaccaccagcaccaccaccaaATCCCCCTCTGTCCCAATATCCTTTAAAGAGGCAGCTATGGCAAAGCGTTTTGCAACCCGAGCCCGGACTCAGATCACTAAGAGGAAGCGCATGTCCTtagtgaaagagaagaaggcAGCTCAAACTCTCAGTGCCATCCTCTTTGCATTCATCATCACATGGACACCGTACaacatcatggtgttgatcaaTGCCTTCTGTAAAGTTTGCATCCCGGAGACACTGTGGGCAGTAGGGTACTGGCTGTGCTACGTCAACAGCACAGTCAACCCCATGTGCTACGCCCTGTGCAACAAGACTTTCCGTACAACCTTTAAGATGATACTGCTGTGCCGCTGGGAccagaaaaaaaggaggaagcAGCAGTTCCAGCAGAGGCAGTCTGTGGTTTTCCACAGAAGGATTCCCAGGGAATCTACGTAA